The Heteronotia binoei isolate CCM8104 ecotype False Entrance Well chromosome 19, APGP_CSIRO_Hbin_v1, whole genome shotgun sequence genome contains the following window.
gaactgggcaaaggaagatctggctcttttcttccttctagggttgccaagtccaattcaagaaatatctggggactttgggggtggagccaggagcaagggtgtgacaagcatgattgaactccaaagggagttctggccatcacatttaaagggacagcgcaccttttaaaatgccttccttccatagaaaataatgaaggataggggcaccttcttttggggctcatagaattggaccccctggtccaatccttttgaaacttggagggtattttggagagaggcaccagcTGCTACACTGTgattttggagcctctacctcaaaagacagcccccccagagccccagatacccgtggacccattctccattatttcctatgggaatacatctccatagggaataatggagtgtccagcagacattcccctcccctccccctgctttctgatgaccctgaagcgggggagggcctccaaaccaggggatcccctgcccccacctggggattggcaaccctacttccttcccccaggggactgggggggggagcctcagccaatagaaggaagagaggcttggctcaggagttctgctgtgcaattgagcctcccaaagcaagctattcctccccctttcctccccaagggaggagcctcagccaatggagaaaatcaaggttttgctctgtagctcctgtgcaattgagcaagctgttatgcagaaggaagcaagggagagggaaaaggaagcagatgacagccagttgctcgggggcctgattaggccctcgtacagcatgtttgacacctctgtcatacagtataaaggagaattgatccgtgggtacttGGGGCGGGTGGCTGCTTTTTGCTTGAAACTTTTATTAGATGGAGGCAGAGTGCCCTTTTCTTTCCCCGCGTGGAGGTCGGCAACCCTATCCTTTtgccccattaaaaaaaaaaatcagaaaaatgtTATTTCTTTTTGCAGTGACTTCTTTGCCAGTCCGGTTTCTCTTTGCTCAATGTGCAGATGCAGCCTCTGTTATCTGTAGCCATGCCACGCGTTGCAAATACTGGACTCACGCGCTCTATCGGCTCGCGCGCCCTCTTGAGTTTTCAAACCTGCAGCCGCTCTCCTCATTGGCTGCCGGAGAAAGAGACCACGCCCTCTCTTCAACGAAACAAATCCGGGCTCTCTGACGTCATAGAACgctcctctccaccccccctcgTTGGAGCCTATAAGCGAGCGAGAGCCTGGCTCGTAGGAACTGCAATTCCCAGGTTGCTCTGCGGCGCACAGGAAAAGCGCAGTTCGTTTgtctttccctcccccgcttcttTTACCGGCGTCGCCGACACCGCCGGCGAGAGATGTAAAGATTCTTTTCTTGCAGAAACTACAGGCCCCAGCATGCCTCTCGCGGGAGCGGCGAAGCGCTTCCGGCTGGCGGAGAACGTCGGTTGTCAACATCCAGGTAGGGCAGTTGCCGGACTGGGGAAGGGGGTTTATTGgggaagcttctccccccccccctttttgtcacTGTGGTATGCTCCTCACCTGGCTTCTATCTCTTTGGGCTGGACCATCCGTttcccggtggggggggggaagagcaggGGGAGAAAGGCGGAGTTTCCCAGTGGGGAGAGCCTGGGCTCTTTAAATGGGCTTATCTCCACGTGACTTGTTCCTGGAAATGGCCCAGGCCTCTCTGTATATCTCGGACTTGCTGTTTTATCTCTCCTtttcctggggttgccaactttgggttgggaaattcctgaagatttgagggggtGGGTGTTGGAGAGAGCTCAGCGGAGATGTGGTTCtgtagagtccgccctccaaagtcttccatttcctctaggggaactgatagCCTTGGAGAGCAGTTGAAATCCttgagatctccaggttccacctggggTTGGCATCCCTGCCTTCCTCAATCACCTATTACTGCCTGTTCGTAGGTAGCTCTTGATTACATCTTGATTTTGCTCTTCCTCCAAACATTTTCAGGCAAAGGATGTGTGGCTTTGCCCCTTCTCCATGTTAGCCTCACAAGACCTTCCTTAAGATGGAGGGGTGGGTGAGAGAGTTGAATTGCTACTTCTGGATGGGGAAATACACGATGGAACCTgcggagggtggggtttggggaggggagggacttcagcttggtgtagtggtgaagtgcgtgggctctatctgggagaaccgggtttgattccccactcctccacttgcacttgctagcatggccttgggtcagccatagctctggcagaggttgcccttgaaagggcagctgctgggagagccctctcagccccacccacctcacagggggaagcTCATGCTATGTTTtccttttctcctgctgccttggtctgaccctcggggattgctggacttaGCCCCCccatgggcattgtgaagggctgctgcggggggggggggtgtgtgggtgcctttaaaggtctgctggaagcagctgaagggagggagggctggcaggggtgggggatgggagccagctagctaccaccagttcagtttgcaagtGATTATCCCCGAtggttggcctaatatgccaataagtgtcctaatatgctaatattaggggatgtggtctaatattttTGGAcgtaggcatttgcctagggtggcaggtcagggggtgcctgtgtgtgtgtgtgcgcgcgcgcgctgaattaggctctctccacgtgacttcaaatagaaaaacaatcatttgcattaattttgccagcctgaatcgttctcccacGGCGGAGCGCtgtttttttaagctgataattttgtatggcccgcgaatgatgttataaatatccaaatggcccttggcagaaaaaaggttccccacccctgatctagaaggaGAGAGGCCTAGTCTGTTAATCCCATCTCCTGGGCATCTTGTGATGataatggtgatgatgatattggatatttacaccctgcccttcactctgaatctcagagtctcagagcagctcacaatctcttttaccttccttctccacaacagacaccctgtacaTAGGTGAggctgcgagggctctcacagaagctgccctttcaaggacaactcctacaagagctatggctgacccaaggccattccagcagctgcaagtggaggagtggggaatcaaacccagttctcctagataagagtctgcacacttaaccactatgccaaactggctctcagatagtCTTTTACCGCAGTCAAaagaccatcagaagagccctactggatcaaaaCAGTGTTCCACCCAATCCAGAATCCTGTCTTACATagaagccaaccagttcctctgggaggccaacaacagggcagagaggctgaggccttcccctgagttgcctcctagctctgggattcagaggtttagtccctctgaatgtggaggataagaacatcagaaaagccctgctggatcaaaacaATAGTCCCTCcattccagcatcccatctcacacagtggccaaccagttcctctggagggccaacaacagggcatggaggctgaggccttcattaggacatcaaaagagccctgctggatcagaccagtggtccatctagtccagcatcctgtctcacacagtgaccagccagttcctctggaggtccaacaacagggcatggaggctgaggccttcattagaacatcagaagagccctgctggatcagaccagtagtccatctagtccagcatcctgtctcacacagtggccaatcagttcctctggaggtccagcaacagggcagagaggccaaagccttctttTGATGTTGCCTCTCTTCTTGCCTTTGGTTCCCCTTAAGATTCCACTTGGAGTTCAGACTGGGGCCTTACCGAATCAAGCCCACCCAGCAACCCCGACGCCATGTCTGCTTCCGAGTGTTACATTGCGGTGAAGCTTGCAGATCAGCCCCTGGCTCCGAAATCTATCCTGCGGCTGCCGGAAACAGAACTGGGTGAATGCCCCTTGGGTGGCTGCAGCATCTCCTACCTGAAACAGCTCATCACCGGGAAACTCCAGGAATCTGTCCCCGACCCAGAACTCATTGGTGAGCTGTTCTGTAACCCTAAGCATGTGTCATGGCCCCGGACTTTCCGGGTAGTTTCCCATCCACGTACTAAccagcactgaccctgcttagcttttaacttctgacaagattaggctagcctggaccgtcataagaacataagagaagccataagaTAGGCTCAgcagcccacccagtccaacactctgtgtcacacagtggccagaacccaggggccatcaggaggtcaaccagtggggccagaactccataagtcctccaactgttgcccccccccccaagcaccaagaatacagagcatcactgctccagacataagaatatcagagaagtcacgttgggtcaggccaatggcccatccagtccaatgctctgggtcacacagtggtcaaaacccaggtgccatcaggaggtccaccagcagggtcaggattccagaagccctcccactgctgcccccctagtgccaagaatacggagcatcaatgccccatccaggtcagggttgcaATGAGTCAGACTTGGAATACAAAATGAAATGATAGTGTGAAAAGTCAGCGGCCCACGGTAGGACATCCCTGACAATGTGGTGAAGGTGCCACTCTTTTTGGTGACACTTCCTTTCCTCCATGGTGGCCAAGACGAGCAGAGGCCTGGGAAACTGGGACAGTTCCACTTATTGGGTGAGAGGTGTCCCAGTTGGAGTCTTCTCGGTATTGGCAAGGAAGCCTTTGTGTTTATAAACCAtagaggaggaaggaagcaacTCAGCCAATCAGGGCTTGTGGTCTCATACTGTGGTCCTGGTCAAAGAACTGAGTTGGATGCTAGCCTCCCAGAATCCTTGGTGCATCGCCTTGCTCTACAAACTGTCTTTCAGATCTGATCTATTGTGGCCGGAAGCTGCGGGATGACCAAACCCTCGAATTTTATGGCATCCAGTCCGGTTCCACAGTCCACGTCCTCCGCAAGTCTTGGCCTGAACCGGATCAGAAACCAGGTAAGGGGTGTGGGGCGCAGCCTGCCATGAACTTCTGTGCGACCAGCAGGATTTTTGGTTTTGGGATGtttttctgcatattaggctacacccccccccccccccccgatgtagccaatcctccgagagcttacagggctctacttACAGGGCCTTtctgacccaggtttattagcaatagaataattaacaggcattctcacattctgacatgttactgttttatggtttcccatgctaatgcaacccagatcaaaggttttctgattttgttaatttttctattctgctattggtttttaactttgtaccacttggcattccaaaccccaccagctatatgtggctctgcttactgtacctcatccctcgtctgaagaagcgggcatgcacacgaaagctcacgttctgagtaaaacttaagttggtcttaaaggtgcaatcgactccttattttgttctactacttcaaaccaacacggctgcctgtttggatctatctacagggcctactgtaagctcttggatgattggctgcatcggggtgtgtgtgtgtagcctaatatgcaaaagagttcctgctacccaaaacaaaaaaagccacaGTGAGCAATATTGTAGATACTTTATGACCTTACCAGGCTCTTTGCTTCTTTCTCGGCAAAACGAAACTGCCCTTTCCTGCATCTCCGCTTAACTTGCTCTTCAAATGCGGGCCTGTAACCAGATCTGTCTGACTGTTCCCAGTCTACCCAATACAGTATCCGCTGGCTGCTTCGCTTTACGAGAATGGTGAACGCAGAGGATGCCCAGCAGAGATATTACAAAATTTAGGATAATCTGAGTAGCACAAAAGCATCGAAATTGTTATATTCTTTTAAGGTgcggtaataataataataataataataactttatttttatatcccgccctcccccgccgaggcgggctcagggcggctaacagacatggagatcccatgattcatataaaacaatataaacaattttaaatatatcataCAAAATTTAAAGGTACAAAAAAGGTACAATGGGAAAAGTCTCTCTTTCCCTCAAAGTCACTGTTAGTGCGTCCAAGATAATCGTTGGCCATCTTACGACGCGAATCCAGCCAGAAATGTAGTGGTCAATTAGTCAACGAGATTGGTTTCAGCGACGCTTTCTTCAGTCGTAGACTTTCACACCATCCAATGCGTCACGGCTTTCCCAATAATGACAAGAATTTCTTTTAAGCGGGGACTCCGGTGCAAAATTCTAACAGGCAAAGGCTCCTAACATCCCTTGTTGCTGGAAACGTCCTTTCCTTTTGCGCTGCTCAGATTATCCTAAGTTTTGTGATATCACTTTACGAGAAAGCGGCGGCACTCAAATTAAAATCCCTTTTGAGTTTCATGGAAGCGTCTCCTGCGTTTTCGAGACGGTCTTTGCAGCCGTAGTAAATCGGAGTGGACTTTAGCCATCGACACGTGAGCTGTCTTTTCCAGAATGCGGCACTCAACGTGCACTTCCAAAGAACGGCAGAATGTGAGGGTCCCCAGCTCAGTGcccgtgggcaccatggcacccgcgaatgccttttctggcacctgccaaTTTTTAGGAATTGAGCAGCGCCGGGTAGGGGTTTTGCTAAGCAAGGCTTTGGAATGattgctggagatttgattggctctgcgtatttttttttttaaatgttgcatgggcagcagctgcccccacagcatAAAGAGCTATGCTGCATTACTGAagtgctggcagccattttgtggcttgctCTGCCtccttgcggcagccattttgcaccTGTGCCACCCGGGCCCTGTccgaattccaaaggtgcccataagCTCAGAAAGCTTGGGGACCTTGGTAGAATTCGTGCCTAGGTCATTATTATTCACTGTATTTCTAAATTGCCCAGTCTCTGCCACTGCAGGGCTCTGAGCGATGCGCAACGTGTATGAAACCACCACGACATGAAAACCAGCTAAAAGCAATTTACAGAACGTTATGACAGTCCAATGGCAGGTCATAAATAGCTCCAGTTCTGACTGCCAGCTACATTCACAGGCAGGAGGAGAAGAGGGCGAAAAAGGGTGGAAATAATagatcaggggtgccaaactcatttgttatgagggccggatctgacttaaatgagaccttgtcgggctgggcaaggctgtgttgggctgggccatgtgtgtacctattgaagattaggtagaagagatatgatttttataaagaacacagacaaacacaaattaaaaaaaaaaaaagcttaaaacgttagcattcattggtcttaaaggtgctttctttgtattactcccctgagatccagggaactgggcaaaggaagctgtggctctttccttccttccctaggggagcaggagggggaggagcctcagccaatagaaggaagagaggcttggctcagtagctctgctgtgtgattgagagagcctggccaagcaaactgttcctccccaagggaggagtgtcagccaatggagaaaatagagactttactctgtagctcccgtgcaactgagcaagccttgcaaagcaagctgtgatgcggaaggaagcaagagagagggagaaggaagcagatgaccgccaattgctcgggggcctgataggagtgctccgggggcctaattcggcccctaaactgcatgtttgacacccctgtaatagATAATTTTGATGCCAACATATTTGTGTTTTGTGTGCACCTTTGGTGCAGCGGATATattacttcctttttttttttttgctttcctttctccaGAGCCAGTGGATAAAGTGGCCGCCATACGAGAATTCCGAGTTCTTCACACCGCCTTACACAGCAGCCCCGTCTTCCGGGATTCGGTGGGTAGCCCTGCATCTGCCCTTCTTGAACCTGTTCTGCTCTTTAAACAAGGAGGGACAGAGAAGAGCCCGTTTAGAATATTCCTTGGGTCCCCCAAATTCTTGCTGATCCGTGCTTCCCCTGCAGGTCTTCAAGATGCTGGGGAATAAGGAGTCCTTAGATCAGATAATCGTTGCTACGCCAGGGCTGAACAGTGACCCCATCGCTTTGGGTGAGTCGAAGGGGAAGGCGGGTATGGAAAGGAAGGAACTGACCTGTTCGTATAACTCTCTGCTGATTGGGTAATCGTAAGGGGCCAAGGATGCAACCAATATGCACATCTCTTGCTTCTGTACCAAATCTTATTCTGGCCTATTTTTCACTATAGGGACTTGCTTCTGGGGGGAAGTAGAACACATTTTGAGTCCAGTGaacatgtatgaacatatgaagctgccgtagaccctcggtccagcaaagtcagtcttgtctactcagactggcagcggctctccagggtctcaagcggaggtttttcatgcctgcttgcctggacccttttttagttggagatgccggggattgaacttgggacctactgcttaccaagcagatgctctaccgctgagccaccgtccctccccagcgtCCATATTCAAGATACGAGCTTCCtcgtgcacacacacttcctctgaTAACATAGATAAATAGAGATGGAAGTTAACGTTTCATTCAGATGTAGCATCTACCTAATGTTTTCAACAGCACATCCCGTTAATGGTGTATAGAACTGTAGTGCGTAGAATTGCAGCGCAGAATTGATTTTCTTTTCTGCGTCAGACGGGAAAGAAAGCGTAATTCCCCAGAGTTACAGGGGCCTTCCCATACTGATGAGCATTTCACtgatttcctccccaccccctttccggATTGCGTTACTGATCTCTCTCTCGTCTTATTGATTGCAAGGTGTTTTGTGTCTTCATAGGGGTGTTGCAGGATAAAGATCTTTTTTCTGTCTTTGCTGATCCAGCCATGTTGGACACGTAAGTTTGATGAACTTGACCACTTTGGTCACGACCGAGGCGGCATTTGTAGACCTGTAAACTCTGCCCCCATTTTAGTAGCAAAGCCATGCGGGTCTCCATCTCTCCGTGGCCAAAAAAGGCAGGATATTCGCCTTGATCTGGCTGGCCTTCCCAAACCTTTCCCAGGTAGAGGCTGgatttataaaaaggtaaaaggtagtcccctgtgcaagcaccagtcatttccgactctggggtgacgtcgtatcacgacgttttcacagcagactttttacggggtggtttgccattgccttcccaagtcatctccactttccccccagcaagctggggactcgctttacccacctcggaaggatggaaggctgagtcaaccttgagtcggctacccgagtccagcttctgccaggattgaactcaggtcgtgagcagagcttaggactgcggtactgcagctttaccactctgccagtTAGGTACCGGTTGAAACACGACAATTTGGCTTTTCCTACGTGTCTCCCTGGTgctcgatttttttttttttaataccaaccgggtcttcctcctcctcgttaTTCTGATGCTCCCGCCTGTTACTTCAAGATGGGCGGCCGCGCTGGCCTGTCTgtaacagcagaaaagagcaagagaccaggAGCGCCTTCAAGACTAagacaatttgtggcagggcaggaaCGTTTGTTGGTCATCACTCACTTCTTCAAAAGTTCTGCAGTTTGCTCTTTTCGACTCCTCCTGCTATTGTATTAGTAGAAAGCGACAGTCGGTAACTTCACCAGATGCCTCAGGATAGCCCAGTCTTCTCACTCTCGGAATCTGAGCAGCATCAagcctggttggtatttggatgggagaccaccaaggaagtccagggttgctacgcagaggcagggcagggcaaaccacctgtgttcttcccttgccttgaaaaccccgtggCCCTAAAAGTTTGCATGTGAATAAATCAATGACGTGCTCCTCTTAACTGGTGGAAACTCTGCTCGTTCCCACCGTTGGGCTGCTTTTCACTGGATGTTGCCCCCaaaccttgaattcagcaggagctcacagaagcacagctcctgaacctttctgagggttccccctcttcccccctacctaccttgtccattgaataggaggtgtagctggattaggagagcgggcagccagccagccaccagggtctTTGCCACgcttccagcagccctcattaatccctggagaagcccacgccaccctttctccacttcttatgtgatctggggcagtgggtgacttgctggccttttgactgggcgggggggggaaggctcaggagagccccaagtcAGCGAGGCCTACtcgggttggctggatctctagccagcccaagcaggcctcgctcgcccagggctctccattcttgtatcgggttgcttttggatggggggggcggcatacgctaatgagttatgctaatgagctccaccacctatttttctacaaaacgcccCCTGGTTGCCCCACGCAAGGCAGTCTTTGCACGAGGACTAGAAGCTTGGCTTTTAGAATCTCTAACCGAAGCTGCTTCGGTGGAACCGGCCCACGTGAtgggtatgttctctctctccttGCTAGGCTTATCCCAACCCACCCTGCTTTGGTGAATGCCATCGTCCTGGTTCTGCACTCGGTGGCGGGCAGCACCCCCTTGCCCACCCCGGAGAGCTCCTCGCGGAGCATGCCCTCCAGCTCTTACCGTGACATGCCGGGTGAGTAACATGCTTTGGCCTTGAGTGGGGGCTTGCACAGGGTCCTTGGAGAGGTCACAGCCtagggtattgtgttcagtttagggcaccgcaatttaagaaggatctagacaagctggaaagtgtccagaggagggcgacggagatggtgaggggtctggagaccaagtcctatgaagaaaggttgaaggagctgggcatgtttagccttcagaagaggcggctgagaggtgatatgatcaccatcttcaagtccttgaacggctgtcctatagaggatggagtggaattgttttctgtggccccggaaggtgggaccagaaccaatgggttgaaattaaatcaaaagagtttccggctcaacattaggaagaacttcctgaccattagagcggttcctcagtggaacaggcttcctcgggaggtggtgggctctccttccttggaggtttttaaacagaagtatagcgtccagatcacgtgaagtgatggtatcgctttactctgctctggtaagacctcacctggagtattgtgttcagttttgtgcaccacattttaagaaggatatagacaagctggaacgggtccagaggagggcgacgaagatggtgaggggtctggagaccaagtcctatgaggaaaggttgaaggagttgggcatggagttagcctggagaagaggcggctgagaggtgataggatccccattttcaagtccttgaagggctgtcctttagaggatggggtggaattgttttctgtggccccaggaggtaggaccagaaccgatgggttgaaattaaatcaaaagagtttccggctcaacattaggaagaacttcctgactgttagagcggttcctcaatggaacaggcttccccaagaggtggcgggctctccttccttggaggtttttcaacagagacttagatggccaactgacagcaatgctgattctgtggactCAGGCAGATGGCAAGAAGGAGGGCTggatcagtgcttagttctcatggccccttctctcatgcccagggaagtgctggtcatcactttggggtcaggaagtacttttcttccaggccactttggccagaGATCTTGGAGGGGTTTTCTTTGCCATCTTCGGGGCACGGAACAGGGgttgctgggtgtgtgtgttgcagggaggtatttgtgaatttcctgcattgtgcagggggttggactagatgaccctggaggtcccttccagctctgtggttCTAGCCTTTGCTTCTCCATGCTAAGACGTGGAGCAGCACACTGTGCGCCAAGAGAACCAGTCGCTTCCAGGCAACTCTGAAAGGTCTGCAGAAAGGGCCCAACGGAGGGTCTAATGGAGCCTGAATGTAGAAAGAAACCAGGTTTAACAGCGGTCTCATCTCTTTTGCACCAGGTGGGTTCTTGTTCGAAGGCCTCTCTGATGATGAAGATGACTTTCATCAGGTAACACACTCAGTTGTCTCCCCTATGAGAGACAATATATATCTGCCTTGAGCTTTCAGGAGGAACGGCAGGACATAAATGGGTTTCATatacttttttgtaaaaaaaaaaaat
Protein-coding sequences here:
- the UBL7 gene encoding ubiquitin-like protein 7, producing the protein MPLAGAAKRFRLAENVGCQHPDSTWSSDWGLTESSPPSNPDAMSASECYIAVKLADQPLAPKSILRLPETELGECPLGGCSISYLKQLITGKLQESVPDPELIDLIYCGRKLRDDQTLEFYGIQSGSTVHVLRKSWPEPDQKPEPVDKVAAIREFRVLHTALHSSPVFRDSVFKMLGNKESLDQIIVATPGLNSDPIALGVLQDKDLFSVFADPAMLDTLIPTHPALVNAIVLVLHSVAGSTPLPTPESSSRSMPSSSYRDMPGGFLFEGLSDDEDDFHQSTRTTPSSSTSGSRPASLGYTGAAGPRPITQSELATALALASTPESSSHTPTPGTQGHSSGTSPMSSSVQSGTPITNDLFSQALQHALQASGQPNLQSQWQPQLQQLRDMGIHDDDLSLRALQATGGDIQAALELIFAGGAP